Within the Miscanthus floridulus cultivar M001 chromosome 2, ASM1932011v1, whole genome shotgun sequence genome, the region TTTGTGTGATCAAAACCCTTTTATCTTTTTCCATCCATCATCCAGACTAACCTCATCACCCCCGTGTTGCTAAACCTACCTAGTCTACCTAGCCACATTTCCTAACATGCCGAAccaccttcctttgggaaaatataaattcgacacttggTTCTCACCAAGCAAAGTGCTACACGATAGTTCTATGTGCTTGCGGAATCCCCTTTCCTATATACACATACGAACCATCAACAatcatttctagcgccattgctagGGATACAAACCTGGTAGCGACGTTAAGAAGTGTTAACAGTCTGCTAGCCGCATGACGGTATGGGGCCCCCAGAAGGGGTGTCGCCGAGGTTCTAAGGTGGCCCACCGAGCTTCAAGGCCGCCCGAAGCATCCAAAAGTGTTAGGGAAGTTCACAGTCATGCACCAGAGGCCTTACCCAAGCGCTCAGAAGAGAAACCTACCGACTATCAGATGTTGACCAAGTATCGACCTCAAGCCGCTCATGGTGACCCAACGAGGGAGGTAGCGAGCTCCCGAGCACTGATAGACGGGCTCAGGAACTATACGAGTGGCTCGGTCAAGAAGCCGAGGATCTCCCCTTTGGGGGACATGACCAGGGCACGCAACAACCATAAACCTGGGGTTCTCACGGACTCACTCGCTAGCAGCATGGGCACGACAATCTTGGCCACCGAGGCCATTATCATAATagcccatcccaatgagggaccTAAGTCTGTGAGCATGACTCGTGAGCAATGAGATTACAAAcaaaagtaatttcatttcacTACATGGGAACGACCCGATTACAATATAAAATAGCAAAAACCGCTGTATTTACAAAGTGTTGGCGCCATGTCCGGGCCTTGACAAAGGCCCACCGGTGACCGGCAAGCAAGTGACCTAACCTCCCCCCTCTCAAGGTCAGCACGCTAGACAAGGGAGGAGGTCAGGGCTCCTATCCAAGAGCATGGTGAGCCACCGGTAGGAGGGTCAAAGCAAACAAAGAAGAGGTAGAGATCTCCCAGCTACACCTTGGAGATTGGCCCGACCTCAGCTGCCCGAGCACTTCGAAGAGCACAGCGTCCGGCCCGACCACGAGCTCAGTCAGACGATCGGGGGCCCACGAGTGGCAATATGGAGCTCAGGAACCCCTGAGCCCCACAGGTGCCCCGAAGCCTACTGGTGTCACCGTGTCGCCCCCGTGCGCCTGCTATTGGTGGTCCTAAACTCACACTTTTAACCACCAACATCTATATAAAAACAACTCAAATGGGCACCAAACTTAGAATGAGGGGTTACAACTCATAAAGTTCCACTAGCTTTGGTGAATTACATTTTCTAGGGTGACTTATATAAAAAGCATAGAAATATGACCAAGAATACGCAATCACGCAAAGCGCATTTCCATCCTTCACATAGCAAAAGAGGAGAAGGCCAACTTACCTCACAAACCTGGGCCTAACACACACATGGCTACACTCTAGGCCCATCAAGAAATCACCCCCATCGAAGGTGGTGCGCCCGCACCCCCCTACCACCTGTCAGGCCCACCCTTCGAGAGGTGGTACATTAATTGCAACTAAGGTCGGTTGTAGTGGGGGTTACCAAAAATACGCAGCAAACCGACCTTGGCGAAGCTATATAAGGAAGGGGAGGCCTCCTCATTTCACAACAACACACCAAGGGAGAGAGCACCACACTTGAGCATTACTCCAAGGCTTAGGCCATAGCTAGTAGACTTGGTTTGAAAGAGATGAGAGGGAGAGTACAGGGAAGAGCcagacttgtcggtgtctccccaacttgtacctcaGCGAACACGAGCATTGTATCTCAACGGGTATCTTAGTAAGTGTCCGTGATTCTTATGATcacaagtcttttgattagttaagctatactcaTATTTGCTTGCGGGTTCATCGTCCGTTCCcgtggtggatgctctagtagagggtcctaataaagacggataaccctacgcgtatgctagagtagtagtcgatagcgaagacatggtgtctaggctagaggctaccttcatttgcctcatactccatggttgaggggtaggcggtagatGGTGACAACCCTATCCGTCCCTCGTAATCCCCCATGTCTAGGTACGGCGTAGAGCTGGAGGCCGTTatcgcttggcagaccaggtgtaagccggtgcccaaagtaagcaaggtgtagagtttatctattcttagaccctaagccatatgaatccttctctacccttatcagctatccttgtgttgtccttggatgaattaacTAGAAGCAATACCTTCGTTCCcagtggaaatacgataccctgaatacttccaggtgaaagctacaacggtaattttGTACGCTTGCGGATTAATTTCTGTAGACGTTAAGAAATACGAACAGTGTTAGAACAGGCCAGCCATATGAAGCCcagggcttctttggctccatgatATCACCACGGTTCGCATAGCGCCAttgcaagaccctcctagactccggcgcatgtagaccataggcttaaccccccaaaccgccatgtacccgacctatctcgatATATAAGGGGTAAGGTCGGATcctagagggggaggatgatcccCGACAAATCATTCCATTCCTCATTGATCCGCTCCTGCTCAGCACCAAGAGTAGGGCAATCCAAAGAGGGGCATcaagagctcctccaccacacccgtcgtcttcctcctctctgatgAGGGGAAAGCTCCACCAGTGGCGAAttaaccttaggattagcaccgagctaaccccctaccaaatcacTCTCTATCTCCtatacactctattgtaaccccctgattttgggtgctcttgagtataaggatcatcagttgttagacatagggcatcgattagcccaaaccaggataaaccgttgcttcctctctgtgattcttatgttctagagtccacccgagccaccagagacacgtactctgacaccaactcgaacaacaatgcttgccacgGTTCCGACCCCACGACAACTACATATCATACACTCACCCAATGCACCTTCGCAGTTGAGTTCTAGAACAAGTTCTAAACTTTCACGGGGATTAAGCTACCAAAGCTTTGTCCTAGGACATGGGCATGAGACCTGATGGATGACTCCATATGTCCAGAGGGAGATAGAGTCATCATCATGTGTGTTATGTGGTCCCTTTGGCGAAGCATGAATGACCGCCAACACGACAAGACGCCTATTGATCCAGGTGCAGCTATGGACTGGGCACTCGAGGCGTGCTATCAACCGCGGGGCGGTAAACAAAGAGATGCCGGGCGAGCAACGATGCCGAACATGCACTGGCGACCACCGGAGGAGGGCTCTCTAAAGATCAATGTTGATAGGGCTTACCTCCAGGAGTCAAACACGGGTGCAATAGGGGCGGTGTTGCGGGACAGCAATGGGATTTTAATGGCTGCATCAGCGCACTGGATGGATTCGCTAGGCTCAGCTCTCCTTGCAGAAGCAGAGACATTCAGAGATGGCGTGCTGCTCATACCACAATGTACCATGGAGCACATCTTAGTAGAGATTAATTCGCATGCAAGAACTGGCCTTGCTGTGGAAGAATAGACGAACGAACCGGTCAGAGATCTCTGCAATCCTAGAGGAAGTTGAGGAGATAGCTTCAAATTTCTTTTCTTTCCAGGTTATCCATACGAGAAGATTGGCGAATTTTGCAGCTCATTTGTGCGCCCAACATGCTACATCTTTGTTAGATAATTTTGTTTGGTCTTTACCTCCTAGCTATTTGCAGCAATGTCTGCAATTCGATTGTAATGACGCTGTTTATTGAATGAAGCGAGAGTTCCCCGAAAAAATAACAAGTGCAATCAACTTTGCACATCAAGAACAGGAATATTGTGCTGTGTTGCCAGACGAGGAACAGTGGGCAGCAAAGACCAAGTCATGGCAACCGTAGTGGCTTGGGCTCGGCCAGGCCTGACACAGCCGTTGGCAGGTCTTCGGCATCTAGCACGGCCAGGCCAGACACAGTCGCGGCCTGGCCTGGGGCAGGCGCGACCACGCTTGGAGCTGTCACGGCTAGGCCTAGGGCCAGCGTGGCCAGGCCAGGCTTGTCCGGTGCAGCCAAGCCTGGAACTGGCGAGGCCAGGCCGGGGTCGGCCGACGCGGCAACAGCTAGGGCGGGCACGGCTAGGACGGCGTTGTGCGTGGCCATGGCGACGTGGCCGCGTCCAGGGCAAGGGGGGTGGCCGTCCAGGTCGTCGGGTCCTTCCATGGCTGCCGCGTCTCCGTCGAGGAAGGTCGGGAAGGGCGGCACGCTTTGTATCTTTGGGGGCTATGGCGGAGAAAGGCTGAGCGGGCATAACCAGCGCCCAGGGACAGGACAATTTCACAGAAGGGCAAATACGTCCATTCAATTGACAAATACATGAAAGAATactaaaaaagagagaaaatacACATATAATGACAAGAAAATCAAGTGTCCCATGTTTGGCGGCCTATTTTTGCGAAGTCGATGATACAAATGGCGAAACTGCGAAGCACAACGATTAAAGTCCCAAATATGCACTTCATTTAATCGCCGCTATTATTCCACTGTTACCTTTAAGGACACTTTAGCTCTACTAAATACCGTTATTTGGCTAGCTGTCAAAACTTTTTAGTATTGCTAACTCTGACAAAGAAAATATTCGTTTTTTTTACTTTATTACATGACTATAGTCACTTAATTATCATTGTCTTCTTTACTTAATACAAATGATGTAATGGCCTCGTTcgtttgtcttaaaaatggcttgttcggcttctttttttagccggaacagtatttttctctcacaacaattcagtcggaatagtgtttttcagccagtttcagccaagtttcagaccagcgaatgggGCCAATGAACCAATAAAATTATAGAGTTATTTATTGCTGAATGAATACAAATGTTGATTATATTCATTAGTACGTTAATTGATTGAATGACTAAAGTAATGAATACGTAGATATGTTCGCCTAGAGCAGTGAATATGTATTACAGTTTTTGTGTTTATGAAATTTTCTCGTTTTCCAAATATTTGTGCAGAattggttcaaactttctatgtTTCTTTAAAACCGTTAAATAAAATAACTTCTACTACGGACGTGTTTGGTTCAGATTCTACAAAGTGTTTCTGCTACCCAAAATAACAGAACGCCAAGTAAACGAGTGTCACGTGAAGGCGATTTTTCAGAAACAGCTACTATTGTGTAGTACAATTTTTACAGTAACTTGGACCGTAATTTCAACTTTCTATTTCTCTAAACAGGTGGAAATAGAGAGGCATTTTATAACTGTTTCAAAAGAGATAAAGAGAAGGGATAGATTTCATAGTTATTTCAAAGAAAAACAACTTATAACTTTTTCACAACACATAACTCACAACAGCTTTATTTTCCATAGACATAGCTTACAATAGCTTTTTTCACAGCACATAGCTCACAATAACTTTTTCACGGCTTATAGATAAACCAAACAGATCATATACCGCACGTGCAACAACAAGAACCAAAGAAGAACATGAGCAGTCAATCGATAATATCGCACCACGTATACCTTCATCGAGCATAGGAACCGAGTatgtagggccttgtttagataccctcaaaattccaagttttttcactttttctccattacattaatttttagctgtttgcatggaacattaaatgtaggtaaaaaataactaattgtacagtttagttggaaatcatgagatgaatcttttgagcttagttgatccacgattggacaatatttaccaaataagacgaaagtgctactattcatcgatttgaaatttttttcaatctaaacaaggcctaggttcAGTTATTCGGCGCCAAAACCGATGCCGCCGCGCTCCGCCTCATCATGGTATACTTGATCAGCCTGCCGTAGTCTGGCAGGGCCACCTTGGCCGCGTCAAGCGAGGCGAAGTGCTCGGCCCAGGCCGCCAGGAGTGGGGTAATGGCGGCGTCGAGGAACTTGATGTTGACGCCGAGGCTGCCGAACAGTGCCTCGGTTGCGCGCACCCACACGAGGAGGCCGCCCAGCGCGACATCCACGTACCCGACGCTGTCGCCGCCGAAGAAGCGTTTGCCCTTGGAGCATTGCGCCAGCGCGCCCTCCAAGGTCACCACCGCCGCGAGCATCTGCTTCACCAACTCGCTCATCTCCTCACGTGCCCTGGTGCCGTCAAGCAGTAGGACCCAGGGCTGCACGACCTGCATGCGCACGCAAGCAAAAACGTCATCAGTTGAGTCTGCAGCGTGCAGCCGGCGGTGAATGGAAACAATCTGCACGTACGCATCATCAGTtcagaatatatatatacatatatatacatacatatatatatatatatacatatatatacatacatatatatacatacatatatatatatatatatatatatatatatatatatatatatatatatatatataggacgtCGATAAGATAACCTTGGTCTCGATAAAGGTGGCCCAGAACCGAGCGATGGCACGTTCGTAGGGGTCAGAGGGGAGGAGGGACGGCCCAGCGTCGGGGAATGCCTCCTCAAGATAGTTGACGATGATCATGGACTCGCATAGAACCTTGCCCTTGTGGAATAGCACGGGGACCTTCTTGTGGACGGGGTTGCTCTCAAGGAGGAGCTGGCTCTTGTTGTTGATgacgtcctcctcctccatgtaCTCGTAGCTCAAGCCCTTGAGGTGGAGTGCAAGCATCACTCGGGATCCGAACGGGCTGAACCAAGTGTTGAGAAGCTTCAGCTCATCGCCTCCACCTGCCATTTCCTCCTGCGTGTTGATTTTTGCTGTATGTT harbors:
- the LOC136539259 gene encoding probable glutathione S-transferase GSTU6, yielding MAGGGDELKLLNTWFSPFGSRVMLALHLKGLSYEYMEEEDVINNKSQLLLESNPVHKKVPVLFHKGKVLCESMIIVNYLEEAFPDAGPSLLPSDPYERAIARFWATFIETKVVQPWVLLLDGTRAREEMSELVKQMLAAVVTLEGALAQCSKGKRFFGGDSVGYVDVALGGLLVWVRATEALFGSLGVNIKFLDAAITPLLAAWAEHFASLDAAKVALPDYGRLIKYTMMRRSAAASVLAPNN